One Oryza brachyantha chromosome 3, ObraRS2, whole genome shotgun sequence DNA segment encodes these proteins:
- the LOC102703671 gene encoding uncharacterized protein LOC102703671 translates to MPPPPLPLPLLLLLLLAGAAAAAAPAPESPPPPRGNATLSEILPRYGLPPGVFPSSVTAFSLAANGSLAVDLPGPCYVHYEYLTYFDPRVTGVLRYGSLSDLSGVKVRRFLVWFDVVRVKVDLPPPPRFVYLDIGWITRKLPADEFESPHECEPSQKCRLSSALATAAAWFQNFFAQF, encoded by the exons atgccgcctccccctctccccctccccctcctcctcctcctcctcctcgccggcgccgcggcggcggcggcgccggcgccggagtcgcctcctccccctcgcgGGAACGCGACGCTCTCCGAGATCCTCCCGCGCTACGGGCTGCCCCCGGGGGTGTTCCCCTCCAGCGTCACGGccttctccctcgccgccaacggcagcctcgccgtcgacctccCGGGCCCCTGCTACGTCCACTACGAGTACCTCACCTACTTCGACCCCCGCGTCACCGGGGTGCTCCGCTACGGCTCCCTCTCCGACCTCTCCGGGGTCAAGGTCCGCCGCTTCCTCGTCTGGTTCGACGTCGTCCGCGTCAAGGTCGACctccccccgcccccgcgcTTCGTCTACCTCGACATCGGCTGGATCACGCGCAAGCTCCCCGCCGACGAGTTCGAGTCCCCCCACGAGTGCGAGCCCTCCCAGAAATGCCGCCTCTCCTCCGCGCTCGCCACGGCCGCGGCGTGGTTCCAG AACTTCTTTGCCCAGTTTTAG
- the LOC121053805 gene encoding serrate RNA effector molecule homolog yields MVSSISMYRGNLHRAGADADRHWPAPRPTITASRFRRLVRSRSLSVARVEGPTRAASAASSSSTSRLADGGAGEEEEVDDEEQEEEEGKEEGEGEDEEVEPQEGEEEDGQGEQQPEEAGEEQEEGAVEDADMDDAGEVLVGGDDADGDGDPQEGQGESEGFDPDPEEGCLDEERKRELNDKLDTLNKKKHDLVQMLKQILNAEEEIRMRAMQASLRATVPQPSENVADGSSVSRLMPRMTVDVNFSDVAGESEAGSNQGTPGLPLHHVHSISPSTASFARSPFGSLQHNSGHTPRSPATFSTASPSRFAATGHQGHATGHPSISLPGINFVASSPSPAASGGSSSVFRDYRPPNST; encoded by the exons atGGTGTCGTCGATCTCGATGTACCGCGGGAACCTCCACCGGGCAGGAGCCGACGCCGACCGGCActggccggcgccgcgccccaCCATCACCGCTTCGCGGTTCCGCCGCCTGGTCCGCAGCCGCTCGCTCTCCGTCGCCCGGGTCGAGGGCCCGACGCGGGCAGCTtccgcggcctcctcctcctcgacctcCCGCCTCGCGgatggcggcgcgggggaggaggaggaggtggatgacgaggagcaggaggaggaggaggggaaggaggaaggggagggggaggatgaggaggtGGAGCCgcaggagggggaggaggaggatgggcagGGTGAGCAGCAACCGGAAGAGGCgggggaggagcaggaggagggtGCAGTGGAGGATGCTGATATGGACGATGCCGGAGAGGTGCTCGTCGGAGGTGACGACGCGGATGGCGATGGTGATCCTCAAGAAGGTCAAGGTGAAAGCGAAGGCTTTGATCCTGATCCCGAG GAAGGTTGTCTTGATGaagaaaggaagagagagTTGAACGACAAGCTGGATACtctaaacaagaaaaaacatgatCTTGTGCAGATGCTGAAGCAG ATTTTAAATGCTGAAGAAGAAATCAGGATGCGAGCCATGCAGGCCTCATTGCGCGCTACTGTGCCTCAGCCATCAGAAAATGTAGCTGATGGAAGTTCTGTTTCTAGGCTGATGCCTCGAATGACTGTTGATGTCAATTTTAGTGATGTTGCTGGCGAGTCTGAAGCTGGTTCCAACCAGGGCACTCCTGGACTGCCTTTGCATCATGTTCACAGTATTTCTCCTTCAACAGCCTCTTTTGCTAGGTCTCCATTTGGTTCTCTCCAACACAATTCT GGTCACACTCCAAGAAGTCCAGCGACATTCTCTACAGCAAGTCCATCCCGCTTTGCAGCTACTGGACATCAAGGACATGCTACTGGCCATCCCTCAATATCATTGCCAGGAATTAACTTTGTAGCCTCATCGCCTTCCCCTGCTGCCTCCGGTGGTTCTTCCTCCGTGTTCAGGGATTACCGCCCACCCAATTCAACTTAA